In a genomic window of uncultured Flavobacterium sp.:
- a CDS encoding rhomboid family intramembrane serine protease, translating to MNTILIGIIVANVLISYKGFNDLSFFRKYEFHVGSIRSGEQIRMLSSGFLHVDMMHLIFNMLTLWFFAPVVIQWLGTFSFVLVYFGSLIFGSLLTMLFHKNDYSYRAVGASGAVTGVLYSAILLQPDMMLGIFFVIPIPAYLFGILYLLYSIYGMRAKNDNIGHTAHFGGAIGGYVITLLKEPSLFVDHTLMVVLLAIPIFILFVMAKLGKL from the coding sequence ATGAATACCATTTTAATTGGAATTATAGTTGCCAATGTTTTGATTAGTTACAAAGGTTTTAATGATCTTTCTTTTTTTAGAAAATATGAATTTCATGTAGGAAGTATTCGTTCAGGAGAACAAATCAGAATGCTTTCATCGGGGTTTTTGCATGTAGATATGATGCACTTGATATTTAATATGCTGACACTTTGGTTTTTTGCACCGGTTGTAATACAATGGTTGGGGACTTTTTCTTTTGTTCTGGTTTATTTTGGAAGCTTAATTTTTGGAAGTTTGCTTACCATGTTATTTCATAAAAACGATTATAGTTATAGAGCAGTTGGAGCTTCAGGAGCTGTTACAGGAGTTTTATATTCGGCTATATTGCTGCAGCCTGATATGATGTTGGGAATTTTCTTTGTGATACCAATACCGGCATATTTATTCGGAATTTTATATTTATTGTATTCGATTTATGGAATGCGTGCTAAAAATGATAATATTGGTCACACGGCGCATTTTGGAGGTGCTATTGGTGGTTATGTGATAACCTTGTTAAAAGAACCTTCATTATTTGTTGATCATACTTTAATGGTTGTTTTATTGGCGATTCCTATTTTTATACTTTTCGTAATGGCAAAATTGGGAAAATTGTAA
- a CDS encoding SIMPL domain-containing protein (The SIMPL domain is named for its presence in mouse protein SIMPL (signalling molecule that associates with mouse pelle-like kinase). Bacterial member BP26, from Brucella, was shown to assemble into a channel-like structure, while YggE from E. coli has been associated with resistance to oxidative stress.): MKKVVLFLTIMFMTMSYAQETKQIPQINVNGEGKVKVAPDQVCISATVETKGNNAKDVKKENDEKMDAVLKFIKKMNVPTADFKTKQVALNPQYDYEKKKTSYNATQTVEIILKDLSKYDELMEGLVQQGINRIDRVSFETSKLVQLETEARKLAIKDAKSKAEDYVSVLGQKVGKAYTISDNTQVYHPQPMYASMKSMAMDSAGASNETLAIGEIEVTANVSVSFILD; the protein is encoded by the coding sequence ATGAAGAAAGTAGTATTATTTTTAACAATCATGTTTATGACTATGTCTTACGCACAAGAAACCAAACAAATTCCTCAAATCAACGTAAATGGGGAAGGAAAAGTAAAAGTAGCACCTGATCAGGTTTGTATTTCAGCAACTGTTGAAACAAAAGGGAATAATGCTAAAGATGTCAAAAAGGAAAATGACGAAAAAATGGATGCTGTTTTAAAATTCATTAAAAAAATGAATGTTCCAACAGCAGATTTCAAAACGAAGCAAGTTGCTCTTAATCCGCAATATGATTATGAGAAAAAGAAAACTAGCTACAATGCTACTCAAACGGTAGAAATTATTTTGAAAGATTTATCTAAATATGATGAATTAATGGAAGGTTTGGTTCAACAAGGAATTAACCGTATCGACAGAGTTTCTTTTGAAACCTCTAAATTAGTTCAATTGGAGACAGAAGCTAGAAAATTGGCAATAAAAGATGCTAAATCAAAAGCAGAAGATTATGTTTCAGTTTTAGGGCAAAAAGTTGGTAAAGCTTATACTATTTCTGATAATACTCAGGTCTATCATCCACAACCAATGTATGCTTCTATGAAATCTATGGCGATGGATTCAGCAGGAGCTTCAAACGAAACTTTAGCAATTGGAGAAATCGAAGTTACTGCAAATGTTAGTGTGAGTTTTATTTTAGATTAA
- a CDS encoding HAMP domain-containing sensor histidine kinase: protein MIIKNAWQFNDDAIVEIQILEYHFTTSLLSQNTIFQSCSINIPDTKPGSIKVHYPQNKYEFDSFLEDEQKLLNMIAIEIGNYIEKYQTLDKKNSLSRTIERIDRLSTLGEMTAGIAHELNNPLSNILGYAELIKLNNTDPEIDSDITTIIKSAIYTREIVKKLMFFSCEIPHQSKQEDIKPIVIFASSFLKQNFQKKEIKSELVIKNCSITAKIDAVQITQVLFNLLINAIHASPQKSTIKTIVEDDAESLFITIEDQGHGIPDAIKQKIFEPFFTTKTNTSGLGLGLSVVHGIVKTHNGEIIVKDNEPLGTIFIIKLPLS, encoded by the coding sequence GTGATCATTAAAAATGCATGGCAATTTAATGACGATGCAATTGTCGAAATCCAGATCTTAGAGTACCATTTTACAACTTCCTTATTATCTCAAAACACCATATTTCAAAGCTGTTCCATAAACATTCCGGATACAAAACCCGGAAGCATCAAAGTTCATTACCCGCAGAATAAATATGAGTTTGATTCATTTCTCGAAGACGAACAAAAACTATTGAATATGATTGCAATAGAAATTGGAAATTATATTGAAAAGTATCAGACTTTAGATAAAAAAAACTCTTTAAGCAGAACGATCGAAAGAATTGACCGATTATCTACCCTTGGTGAAATGACTGCCGGAATTGCTCATGAACTCAATAATCCGTTAAGCAATATTTTAGGATATGCTGAACTCATAAAACTCAACAATACCGATCCGGAAATTGATTCTGACATTACTACAATAATCAAATCGGCAATTTACACCCGCGAAATAGTAAAGAAATTAATGTTCTTTTCCTGCGAAATTCCTCATCAGTCTAAACAAGAAGACATTAAGCCTATTGTAATATTTGCATCGTCATTTTTAAAGCAAAATTTTCAAAAAAAAGAAATTAAAAGTGAATTGGTAATTAAAAACTGTTCCATAACCGCAAAAATAGATGCTGTTCAAATCACACAGGTTCTTTTTAATTTACTCATAAATGCCATACATGCCTCACCACAAAAAAGCACTATAAAAACAATTGTTGAGGATGACGCTGAAAGTCTGTTTATTACTATCGAGGATCAGGGTCACGGCATACCGGATGCTATTAAACAAAAAATATTTGAACCATTTTTCACTACAAAAACCAATACAAGCGGCTTAGGTTTGGGATTAAGCGTCGTTCATGGAATTGTTAAAACTCATAACGGAGAAATAATAGTTAAAGATAACGAACCATTGGGTACAATTTTTATAATAAAACTTCCCCTAAGTTAA
- a CDS encoding YcxB family protein has translation MNTSALSLEFELSLSEIQKLNKMYFKHLFKERMLVMFCIVLFLLIFVNLENDNDLIEWIIRSLALIIFFLMIQHSIVNSICKIIFRATDKLLKSRNLIHKYRFNFTSSFIYVHSPLGSFKHKWNKIEKAILTKDFFFLYVKERNGYIISISNKDAEARNMKELITFIEKNVTHVTKV, from the coding sequence ATGAATACTTCTGCCTTATCGTTAGAATTTGAATTAAGTTTATCTGAAATTCAAAAATTAAATAAGATGTATTTTAAGCATCTTTTTAAAGAAAGAATGCTGGTTATGTTTTGTATTGTTTTATTCCTGTTGATTTTTGTTAATTTAGAAAACGATAATGATTTAATTGAATGGATAATAAGAAGTTTAGCTCTTATTATATTTTTTTTAATGATTCAGCATTCTATCGTTAATTCAATTTGTAAAATCATATTTAGAGCAACAGATAAGCTTTTAAAATCAAGGAATTTAATTCACAAATACCGATTCAATTTTACAAGTTCCTTTATTTATGTCCATTCACCTTTGGGCAGTTTTAAGCATAAGTGGAATAAAATTGAAAAAGCCATTTTAACTAAAGATTTCTTTTTTCTATATGTTAAAGAGAGAAATGGATATATTATTTCAATTTCAAACAAAGATGCTGAAGCCAGAAATATGAAAGAATTAATAACATTTATAGAAAAAAATGTAACTCACGTGACGAAAGTATAA